From the Erinaceus europaeus unplaced genomic scaffold, mEriEur2.1 scaffold_1051, whole genome shotgun sequence genome, the window CATTAGCACCCAGATTCAGAGCTGGACCAGGGAGCTGGGAGGAGCCTCAGTCCCGCCAAGACAGAAGGAAaccgggggaggggagggaaacttCCCCTGGTCTGGGATTCTGCAGCAGGGCTGGCCCCGGGAAGAACCTGGAAGTGGGGGGAGACGGGGACCGGGGGTGGTCTACCTCCGTGGCAGCCTGGGGACCAGGGGACAGGCGAGGGAGGGGGCTTGCGGAGGCGGGTACAATTGCCTCCTAGGTGGTTGGTGCTTTGAAATGAAGGTCAGAAGAGCTGGACCTTCCCGCCTGCAGGCCGCGTCTGCACCGCTCACCCCGAGAGGGAGGGGGCGCTGCGCAGGGTGGCGCACAGCCAGTCCCGCGCTGACCCGGAGGCGGCCTGGAGGCCCCTTCCTCGGGCTACTCGGCTCGGGAGAGGGGCGGCGCTTGCAAGCTCCCCTCCAATCACAACGCGCTGCATATATTACGCTAATGAAGACCTCCCGCGGGCTGCACCAGGGCTCCCGCCCCTTTGGGGGGGTCCCTGCGGGTGGGCGGGCTGGGCCGGGCCAAGGTGAATATATTATGCTAATGAGGCGGGCGGCCACGGGCCCGGCGCGCGTGCACTCTCCTCATCCCGAGCGTATTTAAGGCTCGAGCGCACCGGGGCTGAGGAGACTCCGGCTAGAGGCGACCCGGGGCGGGAGCTCCGCGTCTTGCAGCTGCTGGCGCGCCGCCACTCCCGGGGTTGGGGGGCGCTGTGTCGTCGCTCgctcctgcaccccctcacctcgctttcttcttcttcttcttcttgattttttttttttaattgcctgaggagttgctgagagagagagagagagaggcaaactcaGGACGCAACAGGTCCGGGGCTCGCTCACTGGGAGCGCTCCAGCCCTGCTccggggctgtgtgtgtgtgtgtgtgagaggcggGGGTCCCCCCCGACTTTGCACCGCAGACCCGACCCCCGCGCCCGCCCCCGACAACTACTCCttgcaacctccccccccccccccccccccgccgctcgCCCGAACTGAACTTCCGCGGCAGCCGCCGGCCTGCTCCGGGGACCCCTCCCCGTCCCAGGGTCGGGGACCCCCTCGGTGACGCTCCGCGATGCTGGCGAAGAAGCAGGCGGGGAAAGGTGGCGGGGGCCGGGAGCCGGGCGCCCCGGACGCGGGGACCCCCGCGCGGCGATGCACCCGCAGCGGGTCCCCCGGAGCCCTCCTGGCCGCCCTGCTGGCCTCGGCCGCCCTGCTGGCCTGCCTCTACCTGGGCGTGAAGACCAGCCGCCTCCAGGCCAGAATCGCCGCCCTGGAGTCCGCCCAAGGGGACCCGCTGTCGGTGCCCTGGCAGCCGCAGTACCTGGACCAGCTCAAGGCGACCGTGCAGGAGAAAGTGGAGCGACTGCTGGCTCAGGTgcgggggccgggccgggccggggggcAGGGGCAGCACCTCAGCCGGGGCGTCCTGGGCCGGGACaccccctctctctgccctcccctgGCTGCCACCTCGGCCTCTGCTCACCCTCTTGCCCCCTTCCCCGCCTGGTCTGTCAGGTCTGCATGCTCCGGGGGTCCGCagggctggctggctgggggtggggggaaggatggAGTGGAATGTGAATCCTGACCGATTTCTGGGGGAGAACATTCTTTGGAGAGATAACATCTGTTTTAGccttcatctgttttttttttttgttgttgttgttgtttgttttgtttttgttttttgttcgaGAAGGTGAAGACCATGGGGGTTTATATTAATAGACATTCATTCTGAAGAGTGAAATCACCCCCATctgtgctttgctttttttttttttttttaagcagtcgTGTCCATCCGTGAGGTGTTTTcatgttatattatatatatatataaatcaggatagcataatggtgatgcaaagaagagactgtcatgccc encodes:
- the LOC132536315 gene encoding collagen alpha-1(XXV) chain-like, whose product is MLAKKQAGKGGGGREPGAPDAGTPARRCTRSGSPGALLAALLASAALLACLYLGVKTSRLQARIAALESAQGDPLSVPWQPQYLDQLKATVQEKVERLLAQKSYEHMAKIRIAREAPSECNCPAGKVELRM